The following DNA comes from Chloroflexota bacterium.
CCACCCCGCCAGGCTCTCCTAACCCTTTCTGTCCAATCATGGGGGTTCACTCCAGCATTCCTTTTGATCGCCCTATTCGCTGACTCTCTCTTGGAACGTTTCCTCCATAGTTTCAATAGATCTCCTCGAATAACTTGCAGAGCATCCAACATGACTACAGGCCTTCTGTTTCTATTGGTGTCACTCTTGTTGATTTGCTACGCGAGTGGAATTCTCGGACTCTTCCCGAAACTTGCCAGCAGGATTCAAACCCAGGCAGCAAGTGAGCGAAACATGGGGGAATACGACGCCATTTCTTCGATCGCGCCCTTCTATCCCAACCAAATACACATGGACAGGTTTGCTGCCACGCACTCTGGCAACGTAGATTACATCAAAGTCAAATGCACGAACTGTGGCAGCGTCAAGGTGGCACTATATGCTGATAGCGCGGGTACTCCAGCAGCACTGCTGAATACCAACGACGCGGGCACAGATGTGAAGGGCGGCTGGAATAGCATAAGACTGCCTTCAACCCCCGTGATTGCTGGAGCATACTACTGGATAGCCTTCAACTCGTCGCCAGCCTGCGTGGCCTTCGCGCAATATCGCAGCGGTATCGCAGTCTCTCATGAACTCACTTATTCAAGCAGCTTCCCCAATCTGGCAGGTACCGAGTTCAACAACAGTCCTGTCTTCTATGGCTTGACCGCCGGCTGGGGTACACAAGACGGTGGTTCAAGGATGCTGCTTGGTCGTACTCCGTACGGCTTCACAGAGAGTGTCAATTTCATAAGAGACTACTTCTCTCCAGGTGATGAGGTGCTTATCCTCAGTATGAATCAGACGGCATATTACATGGAATCAGCCACAGCCAACCCTTTGGCCATCCCCGGATTTGCGGAGCTCATTCTCAAGAGTGATAGGCAGAAAGTAGTCGACTATCTCCTTGCTGGATCTGTCGGCAAATCCCAAGAAGACGGGCAACCGAGAGAACCTAGCTTGCCAGTCAGGGTAATCGTGGGGGATGACTTTGACCAGTTCTACCCAGACTTGTTCGAGCTCGTCAAGGATAACTTCAGGACGATTGATCAAATGAACGACCTCACTCTGTATGAACGTGAACAAGCATAGAGACGAACTATCGGATTCTGGCCATGACCGACGCAAGCAACACACAGATAGGCGACACCCTCAACAGGGCCCTTCGCCTGTTCCACGGAATCCGACCTACCGCTCGGTCGAGACGAAATCACGATACCAGGAGATGGTGCGGCCCAGCCCCTCATCCAGCGTCACCAGAGGCTCCCAGTTCAGCATCTTCCTCGCTTTAGCCGAACTCAGATATTGCTGCCTGATCTCGTTGTTGGCTTCGTTCAGAATCACAGGTTCAAGATTGGAGTCCATCAATTTGATAATACGTTCCACAATTTCAAGCACCGACACCGGGGTATCGTTGGAAAAGTTGAATGCTTCTCCGTGCAGTTCCGGATTGTCTGCCAGTCGCTCTGCCAGGAGAATATACGCAGCCGCCCCATCCTCTATGTAGAAGTAGTCCCGCACATACTGCCCGTCTGACCGTATGATCGGCTGTTTGCCGCGCAGTATTGAACGAATTGTCCCGGGTACTATCCTGTTCCAGTTCAAGTCGCCCCCTCCATAGAAGTTGCCGCAACGTGTTATGCCAACGGGCATTTTGTAAGTGGCGAAGTAGCTCTGCGCAATCAGGTCAGCACAGGACTTGCTTACGTCGTAAGGATGCCTGCCCTGCAAAGGCGTATTCTCATCGTAGGGGAGTCTCTCCTGATCTCCATACGCCTTGTCTGACGAAGCCACTATAATGGTCCTGACCTTGCTGCTGCGCCTGCATGCCTCAAGCAAAGACCATGTGCCACCGACATTTGTCTGAAAAGTCGACATTGGATTGCGATTGGCAATCCCAACTATGGTTTGAGCGGCCAGGTGGAAAACCGTGTCAATTTCATACTCGCCTAGCACCCTTTCCAAGAGTGCCGCATCACAAATGTCACCCCGTACCACCTTCACCCGCTCGATGACACTCGACCGCACCAATTCACTTCCAGGCACCCAATCGCGAACCAGGCACACGATATCGGCACCCAAACCAAGCAAGTGCTTGACGATCCAGCCACCCAGCAAACCAGTGGCTCCGGTCACCAGAGTCGGCCGGTCCTGCCAGAACGACGCGTTCAGCATTACTTTCTTATCCAAGGCGTCTGTCCCTTGTCCCACAAGTCATTGAGATACCTATAGTCACGGTAAGTATCCATGGAGAAGAAGAAGCCATCATGCTTGTATGCCATCAATTCCCCTTCCCGGGCTAGGCGCTGGAGTGTGCCAAACTCCATGAAACAATCATCCCCTTCCAAGTAGTCAAAGAACTTGCGGTTGAACACGAAGAAGCCGGCACTCATCCAGTCATTCATCACGGGTTTCTCCGCGAAATTCAACACGCTTCCTTCATCACCTATTTCGAGGACACCATAACGCGAAGTCGGGTGAACCGCTGTCACTGTTGCCAAACGACCGTGGCTGCAATGGAATTTCAGTAGCGCATTGATGTCTATGTCGGCAACCCCATCACCATACGTTAGCATGAATGTATCTTCGTTCACGTACTTCTGCACCCTCTTCACGCGCCCGCCCGTCATCGTTTCCAGACCTGTATCGGCCAGGGTAACATGATAATCCTGTTCTTCGTGCGAACTGTTGTAGTCAATGGCGTGCTGACGGCCGAGGCATACAGTGAAATCATTGCTCATGGCCTCGTACTTGAGAAAGTAGTCCTTGATCATATCACCACGGTAACCCAGGCATAGTATGAATTCACGGAAGCCGGCCTGCGCATATATCCGCATGATATGCGATAGTATAGGCCGCCCACCCACGGGGACCAGCGGCTTGGGACGGTATTCGGTTTCCTCCTGCAGTCGCATGCCTCTGCCGCCACAAAGGATAATCGTTTTCATAGATGATCACCTCAAGCGATTGGTCTGAAGAGTTGCTCCACTTTCGAGTCAAAACGTGAGTAGTATAACATAACACCGTGAACCATTTCACATGCGGCGGCCAGCGCACGGGCAATCAGTACGGCAGTAACGGCCATCGCGGGATCACTGGCTGTACTGCCGGTTGACAACATGCCTGCACTAGCTCAACAATTGGTACAACTACTTGGTCAACTATTCTCCTCTATTATGTCAGCTGTTGCCATGTCTGAACCAGTCAAAAGATTCCATCTGTCTGAGCAGTTCCGCGGAAGCCTGCGAGATGGCAGCGCCGGGCGTGATCTCATAGAGGGTACAACGATCAAGGGTGATCAACTATTAGACACGGAAAGTAGTGATCCATGATCCACAAGGTGACAGACCACCTGCAAAAGCACAGAGCGTACGACATCGGTCTTCTCGTGCTAGTCACCTTGGCCGCCACCAGCAACTGGTTCAATCCGGGCATTCCTAAAGGTCATGACACTATCGGGGAGATGCTGTCGGCTCAAGCTGCCAGCAATTCTATCTTTCTCCACCACATGCTGCCTGGTTGGACCGGTGATTGGCTCCTGGGATACCCTCAGTTCTGTGTATTTCCCCCGTTGCCCGTCTGCTTGATCTTGTCCTTCAGCTTTCCCTTTGGATGGGTCCTTGGCACCAAGCTGCTCTATCTCTCCTTCTTCGTCCTGTCCGGAGTCTTCGCCTACTTGTACGTTTATGAGCTGACCAAGAATCGGTATGCCAGCTTCGTCGCCGGGCTGGCTTACGTGTTCCTTCCCTACCACATAATTGACGTAGGTTTTGAAGGTCATCAGGGGGCTTTCGGCCTGCCCTACGTGCTAATCCCTTTGATACTCCTGTGCCTTGAAAGGTCGATCAAGAATCCCGGCATCAAATACGTCCTCATTAACGGAGTGTTATTGGCGCTTCTGACACTGACCTTTCCCCAAGTGTTCCCCCTTCTGGTTGGTCCATTCCTGGTTCTATACGTCATTCTGCGAATCTGGTGGGAACGGCAGAGAGGCGGAGAGTATCTCAGGAGCATCACCGTCACTTCTGCTGCCGCCTTTTGCCTGTCGCTTCTCTTGACCGCATTTTGGTGGCTTCCCTTGATCTCGGAGATACGCTATTCCTATGCCACCAGCTTCCCTGCAAACGAAGCAGGCAACTACAGCGCCAGCTTCCTTCAGGCAGTTACGTTAAGACCTGGCTTATGTTGTGCCCTCTCAAGTGCCTACGGATCAGCAGGATCAGTCTTCCTTGAGATTCTGCGGATCCTTCCTTTCCCCATGGTATTGCTCGGCATAATCCTCAACCGCAGGAACAAATACGTCTGGTTTTTCTTAGCTTCAATCCTAATAGCGGTGCCTCTTGTCATGGGACCACACCTCACCATAGATGTCTTTGGGTTGGCCTATCGGTATGTACCCCTTTTCACCAGGCTGAGAACTCCTGTGAGATTCTTGCTCTTCACCAGTTTTGCCTACGCGGTTCTCATAGGGTTCTGCGTCCAAAGTATCACGGAGCGACTGCAGCATATGCAGCTTAGGAAGCTCAGACCTCTCGGCATCCCTTTCTTTGTCCCAATGCTGGTGAGCCTGATCATAGTTGGCAACACATGGCAAGAGACCCGAACGGCCTTCAGCACTTTCACCCTGCCTCCTGACCAGGGAAATGCCCTTGCCTGGCTTGCGGAGAAAGAAGACGGCGATTACCGCATAGCCGATCCACCGTTCGACGCATATGTCTATGATGCCAAGGCCGGCTACATAATAAGACCCACGTTTTGGACATACCTGCATGGGAAAGAGACCCTATATGGCCCAGGGCTGTCACTAGCGGTCAAATACACAGCGAGTGCCCTGGAATCTCTTAACACAGACATTAAGAAAGGTCCCTTT
Coding sequences within:
- the rfbF gene encoding glucose-1-phosphate cytidylyltransferase; translation: MKTIILCGGRGMRLQEETEYRPKPLVPVGGRPILSHIMRIYAQAGFREFILCLGYRGDMIKDYFLKYEAMSNDFTVCLGRQHAIDYNSSHEEQDYHVTLADTGLETMTGGRVKRVQKYVNEDTFMLTYGDGVADIDINALLKFHCSHGRLATVTAVHPTSRYGVLEIGDEGSVLNFAEKPVMNDWMSAGFFVFNRKFFDYLEGDDCFMEFGTLQRLAREGELMAYKHDGFFFSMDTYRDYRYLNDLWDKGQTPWIRK
- a CDS encoding GDP-mannose 4,6-dehydratase, with the protein product MLNASFWQDRPTLVTGATGLLGGWIVKHLLGLGADIVCLVRDWVPGSELVRSSVIERVKVVRGDICDAALLERVLGEYEIDTVFHLAAQTIVGIANRNPMSTFQTNVGGTWSLLEACRRSSKVRTIIVASSDKAYGDQERLPYDENTPLQGRHPYDVSKSCADLIAQSYFATYKMPVGITRCGNFYGGGDLNWNRIVPGTIRSILRGKQPIIRSDGQYVRDYFYIEDGAAAYILLAERLADNPELHGEAFNFSNDTPVSVLEIVERIIKLMDSNLEPVILNEANNEIRQQYLSSAKARKMLNWEPLVTLDEGLGRTISWYRDFVSTER